Sequence from the Fulvivirga ligni genome:
AACGCTCTCTGGTTCTTTCGTTCAGCTCATGATCCGATTCTGGCAGTTCTCCAGTAACAGTTTCAGTAGAAGCAGGATTTTTCACGCCATTAGTTCCTTTGATAGGTGGGATAAGCGCATCCAGAATAATGTCCTCTACTATTTGCTCTGCTTTTACCTTAACCTCTTCTTTCTTCTCAGATTTCACCAGATTTACTGACTGCTCTACCAGGTCTCTCACCATAGATTCTACGTCACGACCCACATAACCTACCTCAGTAAATTTTGATGCTTCTACCTTAGTAAATGGCGCATTAGCAATCTTGGCCAAACGTCTGGCTATCTCTGTTTTTCCTACACCAGTAGCACCTATCATCAGGATGTTATTAGGCACTATTTCGCCCTGCATCTCGCTCTTCACGTTCATCCTTCTCCACCTGTTTCTTAAGGCTATAGCTACATTCCTTTTAGCATCTTTCTGGCCGATAATATATTTATCAAGTTCCTCTACAATCTGCTTAGGTGTAAAATATGTTTCTTGATTTATCATGTCTAAATTTTTCTTTTTCTCAAAAATAAGTTGGTATTGGTAGTAAGGGTAAAGCTGTGCGATCCTCCTGCAGCATGATATCCACCTCTACTATACGCAAACTCAAAAGCTTTTATTCTGAACATTAAACCATAAGAAAATCCAGCGCCATGGGCACCATCTTCCAGTTTTAGTTCTTGTCTTATTAAATGATTATAACCGAATCTTATATTTAGGTTCTTAGTAATCAGCACTTCCGTTCCTACCACTACATGTCTGAACATCTTATCAAATGCTCCCGGCTCATCTTCTGAGCCATTGGCATCATAATAGGTGCTGTTTCTATCTGCCAGATTATACCCGGTAAATGAAAACCTTAAAGGCATATGCTCCGGCTTAAAGCTCACTCCAACTTGTACATCAAATGGAAGCTTAGTATCTGACGTTTCAGAATAATCACTTAACATCACTCCAACATTCTTAAACACCAGCCCAGCGGTAAGGTTCAGCTTAGGATGTTTAAAAACACCACCCAAATCCATCGCCAAGGCATTACTGGTATAAGCTGTAATATTCGAATTGATATACTTAAGAGTAGCGCCTAATGTAAAATAAGAAATTTGATGACTTCTTCCTATAAAAAAAACAGTCTCTCCGGCATTAAATTCTCCTAGTTCGGCACCGGTGTCATCATAAGAAGTGATGTTTCCATAACTGAAGTGATTGGTGCCTACGTACCAGCTCCCCCACTTATCAAAGTCATGCTTATAAACAAAAGATGCCGAGTGAATATCGGCAAAATAAGCTAAGTAGTTAAAAGTCAGATAGCCAGAAAGTGAATCACCCACTGCAGCAGGGTTATCAGCAAGCAGATTTAAGTCTTCGTTATATATCGAAACGTTCTTTCCGCCCAGGCCTACTGTTCTGGCATTATTGGGTACACTTAGAAATTCAAAAGAATGCTTACCTCCTACCTGTCCGTAAGTTTGGACACAAATAAAAAGTAAGCATACTATTGAAATTC
This genomic interval carries:
- the porQ gene encoding type IX secretion system protein PorQ, which gives rise to MKKGISIVCLLFICVQTYGQVGGKHSFEFLSVPNNARTVGLGGKNVSIYNEDLNLLADNPAAVGDSLSGYLTFNYLAYFADIHSASFVYKHDFDKWGSWYVGTNHFSYGNITSYDDTGAELGEFNAGETVFFIGRSHQISYFTLGATLKYINSNITAYTSNALAMDLGGVFKHPKLNLTAGLVFKNVGVMLSDYSETSDTKLPFDVQVGVSFKPEHMPLRFSFTGYNLADRNSTYYDANGSEDEPGAFDKMFRHVVVGTEVLITKNLNIRFGYNHLIRQELKLEDGAHGAGFSYGLMFRIKAFEFAYSRGGYHAAGGSHSFTLTTNTNLFLRKRKI